In Methanofastidiosum sp., the genomic window ATAGTATTGTAAAATTCATTTTCAGTATACATCTTTAGTTCATTATGCCATTCTTTTGGAATTAAAGGGTAAATTTTCTCTTCCATCTGCTCTTTTTCATAACCTTTGATCAATTCTTCTAATCCCTCAACTGATCTCTTTAGAGGCGAGTGTATATCTTTTGTAAGCGCCTCGGGTAAATCATGAAACAAGCCTGTGAAGTAATTGTTAATCCTCCTTTTTTCACACGCACCGATTTCTAAGGAGAATAAATACGAAAGAATAGCAACAAACATCATATGTCCCAAGACTGAAGTCTTAGGAACTCTGTGGACATGTGCCCATCTTGATTGAAATCTAAGCTGGCCTGAAAATCCTATAAATCTCCCAAATTTTGTATAAGCCCCTGCTTTTATACCTTCAAGATCATAATATCGATTCTGTTTCTGTTGAAGGTCTCTTTCAATGGCTATCATTTCATAATCATGTACATTTAATTGCTTTATTATATCAAACTCCCACCTAGTTGCATAAAAATGTGCTGCGCTGAGAATTCTTTTGTTTAAAGTATTGTCACTTTCTTGGAAATAGTCTCTAAATTTATTTGAGAATTCTTCACCCAATGGGCTAATCACAGCTTCAAGTTCTTTGTAAACCCATTGGTTCAATTTTTTATATTTGTCTTCATCCTTTTTAAATTCGTAAAGAATGGTGGGTTTTAAATCTGTAATTACAATCCTTTGTAGAAGTTCAAATATCCCACCTTCTATTATATCAATCCAGTTGAAATCACTTTTTTTTTCTTCAAATTTGCCCAG contains:
- a CDS encoding HD domain-containing protein, whose protein sequence is MIRKSLLLRIFDAAYMQRWNDKIRPLDLVELDKQGHKMIIAYILGKFEEKKSDFNWIDIIEGGIFELLQRIVITDLKPTILYEFKKDEDKYKKLNQWVYKELEAVISPLGEEFSNKFRDYFQESDNTLNKRILSAAHFYATRWEFDIIKQLNVHDYEMIAIERDLQQKQNRYYDLEGIKAGAYTKFGRFIGFSGQLRFQSRWAHVHRVPKTSVLGHMMFVAILSYLFSLEIGACEKRRINNYFTGLFHDLPEALTKDIHSPLKRSVEGLEELIKGYEKEQMEEKIYPLIPKEWHNELKMYTENEFYNTINLNGKTKVIPEDIDIKYNNDKFNPRDGKLVKAIDKISAFIEAYEAIKNGSASPELHKARWSLRFESEKTPLNTGINFGEIYADFD